The Prodigiosinella aquatilis region TCCACTTTCCTATTGCTCTAAGTCCGGTTTTTAGATATAGCAGATATTGCCTGATACCACGAGGCTTAATGGCCCTGTTCCCGTCGCTCTATCTGTTTTTCTAAACGAGACAATGCCTGCCGGCATCGCAGGAGCCGACCTTCCAATGCAGCCAATTCTTTTTGCAGTCGTTGTTGTTCGCTGAGTATAGTTTGTTGATATAACAGGCTTTCACGATCTTGAATCATTGCCAGCAGACGGCGCTCAAAATCTTGATGTTCGGATAGTTTATGGTAAAGATCCTTCGGTGGAGCAGAAGTTGGTTCTTGCTGGCGTAATTGCTGCGTCGCTAATTCACGTTGTAGCGCTGTGATTTGCGCCAACAGCTTTTCCGCCATAAATGCTACTCGTTCGGTGCGTTTTTCCGCAACATATTGCCGGAGATGCTGATGGTTTTGTTGTACTTCATGCAGATAATCGCCTAATCGAGTGCCGTAACAGCTGAACAACTGACGATCAAACCGAGATTGTGAAGCGGGATGTGTGGCAACAGAGGCGATTTCCTGCGCCAGGGTTGTTATCTGGTGTTCCAGCGCTTGCAACAATGTTTGCGTATTCACACAGTTTCCTCACCATTGGCATGGGCGGCAAGCTTGCCTGTTAATCCTGATAGATACAATACGTAGGCCCTATTTCAGCTTTTACAGTACAGAGGATATTATCCGGTAAAAAGCCAAATGTGATGATAAAGTTAAATGCGGGTAGCTATCATTTAGAAAAGAGGTGTGCATGTATCGTGGATTTCTGATCGTCATCGGGTGGTTGGCGGTGATTCTGGCGGCATTTGGCGTGATATTACCGTTATTGCCGACGACACCTTTCCTGCTACTGGCTGCCTGGTGTTTTGCTCGGTCATCGCCACGTTTTCATCATTGGTTGCTTTACCGTTCTTTGTTTGGCGGTTATCTTCGTCACTGGCAGCAATACCGTGCTTTGCCACCACGGGTGAAAGGAAAAGCGATTGCTGTAATTATAGCAACATTTGTTTTATCACTCTGGATGGTGGAAATTACCTGGGTCAGAGGCTTGCTACTGGCTATTTTGGCTGTGTTGCTGGTTTTTATGCTGCGCCTGCCCGTTATTGATCCTGAGCAACAAAAGACAAGTTGATTTTGGTGGGGCGGTTGCATTTACCGAGCACTTTGACTAGATTTGGGCGTTTTCGTGTGTAGATCACCACTTTCCTTCTTTTCGGTAAATGGCGCTTTATTATTGATGAAGCGAAGGTCCGCAGCGGGTTATTCAGTAAACAGAACGTTTTATCAGGCACAAGATTATGACCGTAACACTGCAGCCAGAATTAATTAAAAATAGTATCAAAAGTATTCGAGATTACCCTAAACCGGGCATATTGTTCCGGGATGTCACGAGCCTGTTGGAAAACCCTCAGGCATACTCAATGAGTATTGAGATGCTGGTAATGCATTATCGGGATGCTGAGATTACCAAAGTTGTGGGTACTGAAGCCCGTGGTTTTTTGTTTGGTGCTCCGGTAGCTTTGGCGTTAGGCGTAGGATTTGTTCCAGTGCGTAAACCAGGTAAACTACCGCGTGCTACTGTCAGTGAAAGCTATGTATTGGAGTACGGCGTCGATACGCTGGAAATGCATGCAGATTCGATTGATTCCAGTGATAGGGTGCTGGTGATTGATGATTTGTTGGCTACAGGCGGTACAATTGAAGCCACTGTGAAACTTATTCGTCGTCAAGGTGGGCAGGTTTCTGATGCGGCGTTTATTATCAATCTGTTCGATTTAGGTGGCCGCCAACGTCTTGAAAGCATAGGCGTGAACTGTTACAGCCTGGTTGACTTCCCCGGACATTAAGCATAACAGTCTCGCCGATAGTGGCGAGACTGTGTTAGCATCACCTCTTCAATAACTCAACTGTTGCGGTATTGATGAGCTATCAGGTTCTTGCCCGTAAGTGGCGCCCCCAAACCTTTGCTGATGTGGTTGGCCAGGAGCATGTGCTGACAGCGTTGGCTAACGGTCTTTCTCTAGGCCGGATTCACCATGCCTACCTTTTCTCTGGTACTCGCGGTGTGGGGAAAACCACCATCGCGCGTTTGCTGGCAAAGGGGCTGAATTGTGACATGGGCATCACTGCGACACCTTGCGGTCAGTGCGACAGTTGCCGAGAGATCGAACAAGGGCGGTTTGTCGATCTGATTGAGATCGATGCGGCTTCACGTACAAAAGTTGAAGATACCCGCGACCTGCTGGATAACGTGCAATATGCTCCGGCGCGCGGTCGTTTCAAAGTTTATCTCATCGATGAAGTGCATATGCTGTCACGCCACAGTTTTAATGCGCTGCTGAAAACACTGGAAGAACCTCCCGCCCACGTTAAATTCCTGTTGGCTACCACCGACCCGCAAAAGTTGCCGATCACCATTCTGTCACGTTGTCTGCAATTTCATCTGAAAGCGCTGGATGTTGAACAAATTCGCGCACATTTGGAACATGTTCTGCAGGAAGAACAACTGATTTTTGAGCCGCGGGCGTTACAACTGATGGCCCGTGCGGCTGATGGTAGCCTGCGTGATGCATTAAGTCTGACCGATCAGGCGATTGCCATTGGACAGGGGCAGGTGACGACAGCCGCGGTAAGCCAGATGCTCGGGACATTGGATGATGAACAACCGCTGGCGCTAATTGAAGCACTGGTGAAAGCGGATGGTGAACGGGTCATGATGCTGTTGGCGCAGGCGGCTTCCCGCGGGGTTGATTGGGAGTCGCTGCTGGTAGAAACACTCACCATTCTGCATCGTATCGCGATGGTGCAGCTACTGCCTTCTGCATTGGGTGATGATTATGCGATGGTGGCACCACGGTTGCGAGATTTGGCCCGCGTGTTACCACCAGCGGATGTCCAGCTTTACTATCAAATTTTGCTGATTGGCCGCAAAGAGTTGCCATATGCGCCAGATCGCCGTATGGGGGTAGAAATGACGCTGCTGCGGGCGCTGGCTTTTCATCCCAATCAGATCATTGAATCCCAGGCCCCGGTTTCTACACCGACTCCTTCGGCCATAGAGCCAGTGATTGTTCCACATCAGCCAGCGACTTCAATGTCGCGAACAGAAAATCACCCCCGGACGATGGTGCCGTCAGAAAACCCGGCGCCAGCTGCTACAGCCGAACAACCCGAGCCTGCGGGGAGCCGTCCGGAAAACGATAACTACAGTAGTGAGCTGTCTGACTCTACCGCGCAACTGTTGCACGCTCGTAGCCAACTGTTACGCAAGCAAGAGGCAACTCCACCAAAAAAGAGTGAAGCGGCGGCGTTCAGTAAAACGCGGCCGGTAACCTCGGCATTGGAGCGTCTGGCTTCCGTGGCTGAGCGTGGTCAACAACAGATGTCTGCTAAAGAAACCGCACAGCCGGAGCAGAAAAAGCAGGAAGCTTATCGCTGGCGAGCACAGAAAAAAACTGAAGTGGTAGAGAAAAATGTCACGACAACGCCCAAGGCATTGCGTTCGGCATTGGAACATGAGAAAACACCGGAATTGGTGGCTCGTCTGGTTGAAGAATCGATAGAAAGGGATGCCTGGGCGGCGGAAGTCCACAGTTTGACGTTGCCAAAACTGGTACAACAGCTGGCATTGAATGCTTTTAAAAAAGAGCCGGAAGTGGGGGTTGTGCAGTTACATCTGCGTTCTTCTCTGCGCCACCTGAATAGTGCTGTGGCGCAAAAAACGCTGGCAGAGACATTGATGGCACACTACGGTCGTCCGATAGTGCTGACCGTAGTTGAAGATGATGACCTTACGGTGCATACACCGCTGGAGTGGCGACAGGTTATCTATGAAGAGATGCTGACCGAGGCTCGTCAGTCCATTATGACGGACAATAATATTCAAACGCTGCGGCGTTTCTTTGACGCGGAACTGGACGAAGAAAGTATCCGCCCCGTTTAACTGCTGCTGAATAAGCAGCCCGAAGTGATAGAGAGAGCGATATGTTTGGTAAAGGTGGTTTAGGCAATCTGATGAAACAAGCCCAGCAGATGCAGGAGAAAATGCAGCAGATGCAGGAAGAGATTGCCAATCTGGAAGTCACGGGGGAGTCGGGTGCCGGGCTGGTGAAAGTGACTATCAATGGTGCTCATAACTGCCGTCGTGTGGAAATTGACCCCAGCCTGATGGAAGACGACAAAGAAATGCTGGAAGATCTGGTCGCTGCGGCATTTAACGATGCGGCACGCCGTATCGCCGAAACGCAGAAAGAGAAAATGGCGTCAGTCTCCGGTGGTATGCAGTTGCCACCGGGCTTCAAAATGCCGTTCTGATGCAGACCAGTCCACTTCTTGAGTCGTTGATGGAAGCCCTGCGCTGTTTACCTGGCGTGGGGCCGAAGTCGGCGCAGCGTATGGCATTCCATCTGTTGCAGCGTGATCGCAGCGGTGGTATGCGGTTGGCGCAGGCGTTGACCCGTGCGATGTCTGAAATCGGACATTGTGCCGATTGCCGTACCTTTACCGAACAGGATGTTTGTACTATCTGTGCTAATCCGCGTCGTCGGCAAACAGGACAAATCTGTGTGGTGGAAAGTCCGGCTGATATCCATGCAATAGAACAGACAGGTCAGTTTTCCGGGCGTTATTTCGTGTTGATGGGGCACCTTTCACCTTTGGATGGCATAGGTCCTGATGATATCGGGTTGGGGCGTTTGGAAGAGCGTTTGTCTACGGAATCTATCAGCGAGGTGATTCTGGCGACCAATCCGACAGTCGAAGGTGACGCTACGGCAAACTACATTGCCGAGTTGTGCTCACAGTATGGCGTTATGGCCAGCCGTATTGCTCATGGTGTTCCAGTCGGTGGTGAACTGGAAATGGTGGATGGTACCACCTTATCTCATTCGCTGGCAGGACGGCATCCAATCACGTTTTGATCTCGTGGCTGTCGGCGTTTTGGTCGGCGGCTGTCATCTACTTACTATTTTCTGCGTTTAATTTCTCGTTTCTCCCTTGAAATCCCACTGTTTTATCCCCACCTCATGCTCATCTTTGTTTAATCAGTCGGAATAAAACAGATATTGAGGTAAGCCACAATGAGTATGAAAGGCCAAGAAACCCGCGGGTTCCAGTCTGAAGTGAAGCAGTTGCTGCATTTGATGATCCATTCACTTTATTCCAATAAAGAGGTTTTCCTGCGTGAATTGATCTCCAATGCTTCTGATGCGGCTGATAAATTACGCTTCCGTGCGTTGTCTGCCGCTGAACTGTATGAAGGCAATGGCGAGTTGCGGGTGCGAGTTTCTACTGACAAAGAAAAACGGACTATTACCATTGCCGATAACGGTATTGGGATGACCCGTGATGAGGTCATTGATAATCTGGGAACGATTGCCAAATCAGGCACTAAATCCTTTTTAGAGTCGTTGGGTTCTGATCAGGTAAAAGATAGCCAGCTTATTGGTCAATTCGGTGTCGGTTTTTATTCTGCATTCATTGTGGCGGATAAAGTCACTGTCCGCACTCGCGTTGCGGGTACCAGCCCTGATCAAGGGGTATTCTGGGAATCCACAGGCGAAGGGGATTACACCATCGCCGATATCACCAAAGAAGAGCGTGGCACGGAAATTACGTTGCATCTGCGTGAAGGGGAAGACGAGTTTCTTGACAGTTGGCGCGTGCGTTCCATCATCAGCAAATACTCTGACCACATCGCTTTGCCGGTAGAGATTGAGTCCCGTACTGAAAGCGAAGAAGAGGGTGGCGAAGCGACAGTAAGCTGGGAAAAGATTAACAAGGCTCAGGCGTTATGGACACGCAGCAAGTCTGAAATCAGCGACGAAGAATATACCGAATTCTATAAACACATTGCCCATGACTTTACCGATCCGGTGAGCTGGAGCCATAACCGGGTTGAAGGGAAACAGGAATATACCAGTCTGCTATATATTCCATCCCAGGCGCCGTGGGATATGTGGAACCGCGACCATAAACACGGTCTGAAGCTTTATGTACAGCGGGTGTTCATCATGGATGATGCTGAACAGTTTATGCCAAATTATCTGCGCTTTATTCGTGGTCTGATCGACTCTAATGATCTGCCACTGAATGTCTCCCGTGAAATTTTGCAGGATAACCGTGTTACTCAGAACCTGCGTACCGCATTGACTAAACGTGTATTACAGATGCTGGAAAAACTGGCGAAAGACGACAGTGAAAAATATCAGCAATTCTGGCAACAGTTCGGTTTGGTGCTGAAAGAAGGGCCGGCAGAAGATGGCAGCAACCGTGAAGCGATTGCCAAACTGTTACGCTTTGCTTCTACGCATACTGATAGCGCTGTCCAGACGGTATCGCTGGAAGAGTATGTTGGCCGTATGGTTGAAGGTCAGGACAAGATTTACTACATCACTGCCGACAGCTACGCCGCAGCCAAGAGTAGCCCTCATCTGGAACTGTTCCGCAAAAAAGGCATTGAGGTACTGCTGCTTTCCGATCGCATTGACGAATGGATGATGAGCTATCTAACGGAGTTTGATGGTAAATCTTTCCAGTCAGTCAGCAAGGCGGATGAAGCGTTGGACAAACTGGCGGATGAAACAAGCGACACGCAGAAGGAAGCAGACAAAGCGCTGGAACCTTTTGTTGATCGTGTGAAAAATCTGTTGGGTGAACGAGTAAAAGATGTTCGTCTGACTCATCGGCTCACCGATACGCCAGCGATTGTTACTACTGATGCTAGTGACATGAGCACTCAGATGGCGAAATTGTTTGCTGCATCGGGCCAGGCTGCACCGGAAGTGAAATACATTTTTGAACTGAATCCAGAGCATGCGCTAGTGAAGCGGGCATCTGATATTGCCGACGACACTCAGTTTACTGAGTGGGTGGAATTACTGTTGGATCAGGCTCTGCTGGCAGAACGCGGTACTCTGGATGATCCGAATCAGTTTGTTCGTCGTGTGAATCAGTTGTTAACGGCTTAAGTCCTCTGTTGCCCCGGTTTTACAACTGGGGCAATGTCTCGAAAATGTTTTTTTCTTGTTGTTGGATTGTTAATTAATTCATCGTCTACACTGTCATAACACCCGTTATAGCACTGGCGGGTCATGATTTCATGCGCGAAAAAAAGCTGAACCGAGCCCGTTCCTTGAGGATGGGCGCATGGAATGGTATGGTTTGGCGATTTTCAAATTTATTTTAAAAAAATTACATGCAAGGGGATTTACGCGATGCGTATTATTCTGCTGGGCGCTCCGGGCGCAGGCAAAGGTACTCAGGCTCAGTTCATCATGGAAAAATATGGAATTCCTCAGATTTCCACCGGTGACATGCTGCGCGCAGCAGTAAAAGCTGGTACTGAATTGGGCAAGCAAGCAAAAGAAATCATGGATGCGGGTAAGTTGGTCACCGACGAACTGGTTATTGCCTTGGTGAAAGAGCGTATTGCACAGGATGATTGTCGTAACGGTTTCTTGCTAGATGGTTTTCCTCGCACGATTCCTCAGGCTGATGCCATGAAAGAAGCGGGCATCAACGTTGATTATGTTATCGAGTTTGCTGTGCCTGATGAGCTGATTGTGGAACGTATTGTGGGTCGTCGTGTTCATGCATCGTCAGGTCGCGTATACCATGTGAAGTTCAATCCACCTAAAGTGGAAGGTAAGGATGATGTCACTGGTGAAGATCTGACGATCCGTAAGGATGACCATGAAGACACTGTGCGCAAACGTCTTGTGGAATACCATCAGCAAACAGCACCTCTGGTGACCTACTATCAGAAAGAAGCGTCTGCGGGTAATACGCTGTACCATAAAATGGATGGTACTCGTAAAGTGAGTGAAGTCAGCGCCGAACTGGCTGGTATTCTGGGCTAATAGATATCGTCGCAAATTGCTGTTCGGTCGTTATGCGGTACGGTGTTAATTATGATGCCAGACACTATGTCTGGCATTTTTTATGGTTTTTTCACTACATCAGCTTCAGCAATCGCTAGTATTGATTTTAACCATGTTGTCTGCCCGTTTTTATTCGATTTTTTCGCTACAATAGCGGTCTGATAATGGGATTTAAAACAATACGCCAGCCCTGTAGCTGGGAGAGGATAATGTCAATGAGGCAAGAAAAACGTGGTGTGCTGATGGTTAACCTGGGAACACCCGATTCACCTACGCCTCAGGCGATAAAGCGCTATCTGGCCGAATTTCTCAGCGACCGGCGAGTTGTGGATCTTACCCGTTGGATTTGGTGGCCTATTCTCTATGGCATTATCCTGCCGATTCGTGCGCCTCGGGTGGCAAAATTGTATCGGTCTGTCTGGATGAAAGACGGTTCCCCGCTGCTGGTATTCAGTCGTCGACAGCAACAGGCATTGGCTGAACGCTTGCCGAACATCCCCGTTGCGTTAGGTATGAGCTATGGCTCACCCAGTTTGCACTCTGCGTTGGATAGTTTGTTGACTCAAGGCGTCACTCAGCTAACGGTTTTACCGCTTTATCCACAATATTCCTGTTCCACCACAGCAGCAGTATGGGATGGCCTGGCTACTCTTTTGAAACAGTATCGGCGGATACCCGCCATCCGTTTTATCCGTGACTATGCGGAACATCCGGCATATATCGCCGCATTGAAGCATCGCGCAGAACAATCTTTTGCCGAGTATGGTGTGCCGGATAAACTGGTTATCTCTTTTCACGGTATTCCGCAGCGTTATGCTGATGAAGGGGATGACTATCCGTTGCATTGCGCGGCAACGGCTGACGCGTTGACTGTGGCGTTGGGATTACCGAAAGAGCGAGTGCTGATGACATATCAATCCCGCTTTGGTCGTGAGCCTTGGTTGACACCTTATACTGATGAGACGCTGAAAGGATTGCCAGCGCAGGGTGTGAAACACATTCAGATCATTTGTCCTGGTTTCGCTGCGGATTGTCTGGAAACACTGGAAGAAATTCAGGAACAAAACCGGGACGTTTTTTTACATGCGGGTGGGGAGCAATTTGCCTACATTCCTGCACTGAATGCCGATCCTATGCATATCGATTTGTTTGAGCGATTAGTTACACAGGGTAATTGACGCATTGAACATCAGACGCTGCATTCGCGTCTGATGTTTTCCGATTTAAAGTGGACATGTTTTTACCGATTGTGCTTCATCAATATTCAGTAGCGTAATCATGGCGTCTGCAATTTCTCTCTCGCCCATAATGACCTGATTGGCGCCGTGTTCGGTAATGTAGTTAACTTCATCGTCATAATGCGCTCTGGCGATAATGATCAGATCTTCCCGTTTGGAACGGGCTGCGGCCACGATTTCTCCGGCTTCATAACCGTTGGGGATGGTCAGCAGAAGCCAACGAGCACAGTCCAGACGCGCAATGTCCATAATGTCTGGCCTGGTGGCATTGCCCAGTATGGCTTTGATGCCTTGTTCACGTAAGGCATCGACACGGGTGCGTGAAGTTTCGACCACTACTATCGGGATGCCGGCCTGGTGCAGGCGTGATCCGATTAAGCTTCCGACTCGACCGTAACCCACCAGCAGCACATGGTTGCATAAATTTACCGGGATCTGTTTTTCCTCTTCAATCGCCTCTTCCACGATTTGTTCTTCGATAGTTTCTGTTTTCATCAGATAACGACCCAGCAAGGAAAATAGCAGCGGGTTGATCATAATAGAAAGAATAGCGCCCGCCAGGACCAAATTGCGAGCATTCTCGGTCAGCAAGCCGATCGAAATACCCAGTCCGGCGAGAATGAACGCGAACTCACCGATTTGTGCCAAACTGACGGAGATCGTCAACGCGGTACGTTTAGAGTGTCCGAACAGTTTCACCAGTACAAAAGCGGCCACTGATTTACCCAATACAATGATTAATAGTGTTCCTAGTACGGCAATAGGTTCGTTGAGCAGAATCATCGGATCAAACAGCATACCCACAGAGACGAAAAACAGTACTGCGAAGGCGTCTCGCAGCGGTAGTGTGTCGTGGGCTGCCCGTTGGCTGAGTTCTGATTCGTTTAACACTACACCAGCAAAAAAAGCGCCTAAGGCAAAAGAGACATCGAACAGTTTGACGGCACCGAAGGCAATGCCCAGTGACATCGCCAGCACTGCCAATGTGAATAATTCCCGTGAACCTGTACTGGCGCTTTTGGCCAGTATCCACGGCACAGCACGACGACCAACTATCACCATCAGCGTAATAAAGGCAATCACTTTACCGAGTGTCCAGCCTAAATCGTACAGTAACTGATAGATATTGGTGGTCGACGATTCAAACATATGGCCGAATGCCGGTAATAGCACGAGTGTGAGCACCATGACCAAATCTTCCACTATCAGCCAGCCAATGGCTATTTTCCCACGCTGACTATCAATGAGTTGGCGTTCTTCCAGTGAACGTAGCAGTACCACGGTACTGGCAGTGGAAAGACACAATCCGAAAACCAACCCGTTTGGCAAACTCCAGCCCAGCAGGGAAGAAAGACCGATACCCAACAGTGTGGCAACCGCAATCTGTGCAATGGCGCCGGGGATAGCGATAGATTTTACTGCCATCAAATCTTTCAGGGAAAAATGCAGGCCAACCCCGAACATCAACAGAATTATCCCCAATTCAGCAATTTCGATCGCTAACTTGGCATCAGCTACAAAACCGGGGGTAAAAGGACCGACCAGCACGCCAGCAAGCAGATAACCTACCAATGGGGAAATCCGCAAACGATTCGCCAGAATACCCAGTAGAAAAGCAAGTACCAGACCTACAGCCATGGTGGATATTAGTGGTGTTGTGTCATGCATCCCGACTCCTTTGCTTATAGGTAAACGTGAATGAGCGAAGGTTCCATAACCGATGGGGTTGGATAACTCATGCCGCTTTTTAACCTTACTGTATCGCTTATACGCCATGCATAAGATTAAAGCGTTTGTGAGATAGGCTCATTAATTAAGTGTACATGTATATGAAAAACATAATGTGGGGAAATAAAAGAATTTTGTGATAAATCCTAATTAAACCATGTTTTGAATTATAACATGTATTTATCGGTATATTGGTTATTTTGTAATTGAATTATATGAATAATTAATTACTGTAAATCTAATCATTGATGATTTCACGATGGGCTTATAGACACATTGGCGATGATAGATCATATTCTGACTGTCATTACATGGGAAAATGCAGGGTTATATGCCTGATGGCTTGCAATTACATGAAAGGTTCTTTTTATCGATGATTACTTTGTGAATCGCTCCAGAACCTTCATGGTGTTTTCGGTAGGGGGAAGGGGAACCTGCATCTTGAGATGCAGGATATGTATCAGAATCTAACCGCAATGCCTTCAGCCAGCAAAACATCGTGCAGACCTTCTTGCACCAGTGATTCACGGGAGATTTCTTTAATGTTTTTCGCGCCGGTTAGCGTCATTGCTACACGCATCTCTTTGTCGATGAGGTTCAGAAGGTTGGCCACCCCCGTCTTACCGTTAGTGGCCAGTGCATATAGGTACGCACGACCTAGCAGTACGCTGTCAGCACCCAACGCAATCATCCTCACCACATCGAGTCCGCTGCGAATACCGCTGTCGGCAAGAATGGTGATATCGCCTTTCACCGCATCAGCAATGGCGGGCAGGGCGCGACACGATGAGAGCACACCGTCGAGCTGGCGGCCACCGTGGTTGGAGACGACAATCCCGTCGGCACCGAAACGTACCGCATCACGGGCGTCCTGAGCATCCAGGATTCCTTTAATGATCATCGGCCCATCCCAGAATTCGCGGATCCACTCTAAATCGCTCCACGAAATGGACGGGTCAAAGTTATTCGCCAGCCAGCCGATGTAATCTTCAAGCCCAGTCGGTTTTCCCAGGTACGCGGAGATATTTCCCAGGTCATGCGGACGGCCATGCAGACCTACATCCCAGGCCCACTGCGGATGGGTCACTGCCTGCCAGTAGCGGCGTAGCGCGGCATTGGGGCCACTCATGCCGGAGTGCGCATCGCGGTAGCGAGCCCCCGGCGTCGGCATGTCCACGGTGAATACCAGTGTGGAGCAGCCTGCCGCTTTGGCGCGCTCCAGCGCGTTGCGCATAAACCCGCGATCTTTGAGCACATACAACTGGAACCACATTGGACGGTTGATGGCTGGGGCAACCTCTTCAATCGGGCATACCGACACGGTGGACAGTGTGAAGGGAATGCCTTTGTCTGCGGCGGCTTGCGCGGCTTGTACTTCTCCCCGACGTGCGTACATGCCACATAGCCCAACCGGGGCGAGGGCGACCGGCATGGAGAGCGTCTCATTAAACAGAGTGGTTTCCAGACTTAGTGCCGACATGTTTTTCAGCACACGCTGCTTCAGCGCCACTTGTGCCAGGTCCTCCACGTTGCGGCGCAGCGTGTGCTCGGCATACGCACCACCGTCAATGTAGTGAAACAGAAACGGCGGTAATCTGCGTTGTGCTGCGGCGCGGTAATCAGTTGCAGCGGAAATAATCATGGCTTGTCTTTCCTTTTAACATCGGTATTTTCATCTGGTAGCCGGGTAATGCGTGATTGCCGGGCTTCATCTTCGTGCAGGTTTTTGATGGTGGTGTGGACAAACCCGAGGTGTGCTCGTGCGGCTTTGCTCGCGCGTTCCGGGTCGCCATCCAGAATTGCCCGCAGCAGTTCATCATGTTGTTCGGTGAGGTGGGCAAAGATGGTCGGTACGGTGTACATGCGCTGGCGGCTGTGCATCACCGAAGACTGAAGTAAATCGAAAAAACCGCGCATAGTCTGGAGTAGCACCACATTGTGCGAGGCTTCGGCGATAGCGAGGTGAAAACGCACGTCGGCCTGGGCAGCCAAATCTGGGTTGTCACTCTCTTTAAATTTCAACGTAGCATCAAAACAGGCTCTGAGTTTCTCTTTGTCCGCCTCGGTGGCGCGCATTGCTGCGTGCCAGGCAGTGCTGGCCTCAATGGCGTGACGTGCTTCCAGAATGTCGTAGCGATAACCGGGGTCGTTTTCCACCAGTGTTTTCAATGGCTGGACGATACGCTGTTCCGACCAGGGTTCGCGCTCGTAGCGCACATAGGTGCCACCGCCACGGCGGCTGATCAGCACCCCTTCGCTGATCAATTTCTGGATCGCCTCGCGCAGCGATGAGCGAGAGACACCCAGTTCGGTGGCGAGCTGCCGTTCCGCGGGCAAGCGCATGCCCGCATCCAATTTTCGTTCATGAATCAGTGCCTTCACCTGTTCCACCAAGTGGTCGGTGAGGCGTGGAGCAGACAGCGTCATGGAATCATCCAGGTTAAGATATAGGCTTGAAGGGTAGTGATCACCCCTACCATGCAGGTGAAAATTAAGCTGTGTTTCACGGTAAAGCGGAACAGCTCAGACTCTTTACCCACCAGACCCACCGCTGCACAGGCAATGGCAATGGATTGTGGCGAGATCATCTTCCCGGT contains the following coding sequences:
- a CDS encoding DUF454 family protein produces the protein MYRGFLIVIGWLAVILAAFGVILPLLPTTPFLLLAAWCFARSSPRFHHWLLYRSLFGGYLRHWQQYRALPPRVKGKAIAVIIATFVLSLWMVEITWVRGLLLAILAVLLVFMLRLPVIDPEQQKTS
- a CDS encoding YbaB/EbfC family nucleoid-associated protein, which encodes MFGKGGLGNLMKQAQQMQEKMQQMQEEIANLEVTGESGAGLVKVTINGAHNCRRVEIDPSLMEDDKEMLEDLVAAAFNDAARRIAETQKEKMASVSGGMQLPPGFKMPF
- a CDS encoding primosomal replication protein, whose amino-acid sequence is MNTQTLLQALEHQITTLAQEIASVATHPASQSRFDRQLFSCYGTRLGDYLHEVQQNHQHLRQYVAEKRTERVAFMAEKLLAQITALQRELATQQLRQQEPTSAPPKDLYHKLSEHQDFERRLLAMIQDRESLLYQQTILSEQQRLQKELAALEGRLLRCRQALSRLEKQIERREQGH
- the apt gene encoding adenine phosphoribosyltransferase, with the protein product MTVTLQPELIKNSIKSIRDYPKPGILFRDVTSLLENPQAYSMSIEMLVMHYRDAEITKVVGTEARGFLFGAPVALALGVGFVPVRKPGKLPRATVSESYVLEYGVDTLEMHADSIDSSDRVLVIDDLLATGGTIEATVKLIRRQGGQVSDAAFIINLFDLGGRQRLESIGVNCYSLVDFPGH
- the recR gene encoding recombination mediator RecR — translated: MQTSPLLESLMEALRCLPGVGPKSAQRMAFHLLQRDRSGGMRLAQALTRAMSEIGHCADCRTFTEQDVCTICANPRRRQTGQICVVESPADIHAIEQTGQFSGRYFVLMGHLSPLDGIGPDDIGLGRLEERLSTESISEVILATNPTVEGDATANYIAELCSQYGVMASRIAHGVPVGGELEMVDGTTLSHSLAGRHPITF
- the dnaX gene encoding DNA polymerase III subunit gamma/tau, producing MSYQVLARKWRPQTFADVVGQEHVLTALANGLSLGRIHHAYLFSGTRGVGKTTIARLLAKGLNCDMGITATPCGQCDSCREIEQGRFVDLIEIDAASRTKVEDTRDLLDNVQYAPARGRFKVYLIDEVHMLSRHSFNALLKTLEEPPAHVKFLLATTDPQKLPITILSRCLQFHLKALDVEQIRAHLEHVLQEEQLIFEPRALQLMARAADGSLRDALSLTDQAIAIGQGQVTTAAVSQMLGTLDDEQPLALIEALVKADGERVMMLLAQAASRGVDWESLLVETLTILHRIAMVQLLPSALGDDYAMVAPRLRDLARVLPPADVQLYYQILLIGRKELPYAPDRRMGVEMTLLRALAFHPNQIIESQAPVSTPTPSAIEPVIVPHQPATSMSRTENHPRTMVPSENPAPAATAEQPEPAGSRPENDNYSSELSDSTAQLLHARSQLLRKQEATPPKKSEAAAFSKTRPVTSALERLASVAERGQQQMSAKETAQPEQKKQEAYRWRAQKKTEVVEKNVTTTPKALRSALEHEKTPELVARLVEESIERDAWAAEVHSLTLPKLVQQLALNAFKKEPEVGVVQLHLRSSLRHLNSAVAQKTLAETLMAHYGRPIVLTVVEDDDLTVHTPLEWRQVIYEEMLTEARQSIMTDNNIQTLRRFFDAELDEESIRPV
- the htpG gene encoding molecular chaperone HtpG produces the protein MKGQETRGFQSEVKQLLHLMIHSLYSNKEVFLRELISNASDAADKLRFRALSAAELYEGNGELRVRVSTDKEKRTITIADNGIGMTRDEVIDNLGTIAKSGTKSFLESLGSDQVKDSQLIGQFGVGFYSAFIVADKVTVRTRVAGTSPDQGVFWESTGEGDYTIADITKEERGTEITLHLREGEDEFLDSWRVRSIISKYSDHIALPVEIESRTESEEEGGEATVSWEKINKAQALWTRSKSEISDEEYTEFYKHIAHDFTDPVSWSHNRVEGKQEYTSLLYIPSQAPWDMWNRDHKHGLKLYVQRVFIMDDAEQFMPNYLRFIRGLIDSNDLPLNVSREILQDNRVTQNLRTALTKRVLQMLEKLAKDDSEKYQQFWQQFGLVLKEGPAEDGSNREAIAKLLRFASTHTDSAVQTVSLEEYVGRMVEGQDKIYYITADSYAAAKSSPHLELFRKKGIEVLLLSDRIDEWMMSYLTEFDGKSFQSVSKADEALDKLADETSDTQKEADKALEPFVDRVKNLLGERVKDVRLTHRLTDTPAIVTTDASDMSTQMAKLFAASGQAAPEVKYIFELNPEHALVKRASDIADDTQFTEWVELLLDQALLAERGTLDDPNQFVRRVNQLLTA